In Lentimicrobiaceae bacterium, a genomic segment contains:
- the recA gene encoding recombinase RecA: protein MAEANSEKLKALQLTLDKLEKTYGKGTIMKLGDNAVEAMECISSGSIALDTALGVGGLPKGRVIEIYGPESSGKTTLALHAIAESQKNGGIAAFIDAEHAFDMFYAGKLGVEIDNLLVSQPDNGEQALEIADNLIRSGAIDIIVIDSVAALTPKSEIEGEMGDSKMGLQARLMSQALRKLTGTISKTGCCCIFINQLREKIGVMFGNPETTTGGNALKFYASIRLDIRKVTQLKEGDNAVGNRVRVKVVKNKVAPPFRTAEFDIIFGEGISKIGEIIDLGVDFNVIKKSGSWFSYGETKLGQGRDSVKKLLLDNPELAEELEKIIRENLKAI from the coding sequence ATGGCAGAAGCTAACAGCGAAAAACTAAAAGCACTACAACTTACCCTCGATAAACTTGAAAAGACTTATGGAAAAGGTACTATCATGAAACTTGGCGACAATGCAGTAGAAGCCATGGAATGTATTTCTTCAGGTTCTATTGCCCTTGATACTGCATTAGGAGTTGGAGGTTTGCCCAAGGGTAGGGTCATCGAAATTTACGGTCCTGAATCTTCCGGAAAAACTACTCTTGCCCTGCATGCAATAGCTGAATCGCAAAAAAATGGTGGAATTGCTGCTTTTATTGACGCTGAGCATGCTTTTGACATGTTTTATGCCGGAAAATTGGGCGTTGAAATTGATAACTTACTTGTTTCTCAGCCAGATAATGGCGAGCAAGCCCTTGAAATTGCCGACAACTTGATACGTTCGGGCGCTATTGATATTATTGTAATTGACTCTGTTGCAGCTCTTACGCCCAAAAGCGAAATTGAAGGAGAAATGGGTGACTCCAAAATGGGATTACAAGCAAGACTCATGTCGCAGGCTTTAAGAAAACTTACAGGAACCATCAGCAAAACAGGATGTTGTTGCATTTTCATTAATCAGTTGCGTGAAAAAATTGGAGTGATGTTTGGTAATCCTGAAACAACAACCGGCGGAAATGCTTTAAAATTTTATGCTTCGATTCGTCTCGATATCAGGAAAGTTACGCAATTAAAAGAAGGAGATAATGCCGTAGGAAACCGGGTAAGGGTGAAAGTGGTAAAGAACAAGGTTGCCCCGCCTTTCCGTACTGCCGAATTCGATATTATTTTTGGCGAAGGAATTTCTAAAATTGGAGAAATTATTGACTTGGGGGTTGATTTTAATGTAATTAAAAAAAGTGGTTCGTGGTTCAGTTATGGCGAAACTAAACTGGGGCAGGGCAGAGACTCCGTAAAAAAACTTCTACTTGATAACCCCGAACTTGCCGAAGAACTTGAAAAAATTATCAGAGAAAATCTTAAAGCCATTTAG
- the nth gene encoding endonuclease III produces the protein MKKLSKSEHFKNILQYFEKNMPVAETELQYKNPYQLLVATILSAQCTDKRVNMITPFFFQHLPNALALSKAQPEFVFNLVKSCSYPNNKTKNLIGMAQALVDKFNSEVPSDITLLQTLPGVGRKTANVIASVIFNKPVLAVDTHVFRVSARLGLTTGAKNPLQTEKQLVKYIPDHLIPIAHHWLILHGRYVCMARKPKCGECGLKNYCHFYQNGIKNEILL, from the coding sequence ATGAAAAAACTTTCTAAATCAGAGCATTTTAAAAATATTCTGCAATATTTTGAAAAAAATATGCCGGTTGCCGAAACCGAACTTCAGTATAAAAATCCGTATCAGTTGTTGGTTGCCACCATTTTATCTGCGCAATGCACCGATAAACGGGTGAATATGATAACTCCTTTCTTTTTTCAACATTTGCCTAATGCACTTGCTCTATCAAAAGCGCAGCCTGAATTTGTATTTAATTTGGTTAAAAGTTGTTCCTACCCAAATAATAAAACAAAAAATTTAATTGGAATGGCACAAGCGCTTGTTGACAAGTTTAATAGTGAAGTTCCATCAGATATAACCCTTTTACAGACTTTACCCGGTGTAGGGCGAAAAACAGCCAATGTTATTGCTTCGGTTATTTTTAACAAACCAGTTTTAGCCGTTGATACACACGTATTCAGAGTTTCTGCAAGGCTGGGATTGACAACTGGGGCAAAAAATCCTCTGCAAACAGAAAAACAACTTGTTAAATATATTCCTGATCATTTAATCCCTATAGCCCATCACTGGCTTATTTTGCACGGGAGGTATGTGTGCATGGCACGAAAACCCAAATGCGGAGAATGTGGTTTGAAAAATTACTGCCATTTTTACCAAAATGGTATTAAAAACGAAATTTTATTATAA
- the bcp gene encoding thioredoxin-dependent thiol peroxidase, giving the protein MLLNIGDKAPGFTLNDHDGNSVSLSTFSGKKIILYFYPKDDTPGCTAEACSLRDNYSALNEKGCIIIGISIDDIVSHKKFSQKYSLPFLLLSDASKDVCKAYGVWGKKKFMGREYEGILRTTFIISENGFIESIISKVDTKNHALQIVKELEIIK; this is encoded by the coding sequence GTGCTACTCAATATTGGCGATAAAGCTCCTGGATTTACCTTGAACGACCATGATGGTAACAGTGTTTCATTAAGCACGTTTTCAGGGAAAAAAATTATTCTTTATTTTTATCCAAAGGATGATACTCCAGGTTGCACAGCCGAAGCCTGCAGTTTAAGGGATAATTATAGTGCCCTTAACGAAAAAGGTTGTATAATTATCGGAATAAGTATTGATGACATCGTTTCCCATAAAAAATTTTCGCAAAAATATTCCCTTCCATTTCTCTTGTTATCCGATGCCAGTAAAGACGTTTGCAAGGCATATGGTGTTTGGGGAAAAAAGAAATTTATGGGTAGAGAATATGAGGGAATTTTGCGAACGACTTTCATCATCTCAGAAAACGGATTTATTGAAAGTATTATTTCAAAAGTGGATACTAAAAACCATGCGTTACAGATAGTTAAAGAATTAGAGATAATAAAGTAA
- a CDS encoding sigma-70 family RNA polymerase sigma factor, with translation MSNQLVSDQDLINLYLSGNHSSLEQLIQRYKSKVYSYILMVVKEKELAEDIFQDTFIKVIHTLRSGTYQEEGKFIQWVMRIAHNLIIDHFRKAKRIPIVENKDEYDIFNSAKISDTSIEDKLIGDQILKDVRSLIDLLPPEQKEVLIMRHYSDMSFKDIAEQTDVSINTALGRMRYALINLRKLIKQKEIILSV, from the coding sequence ATGAGCAACCAGTTAGTTTCCGACCAGGATCTGATTAATTTGTATTTATCCGGTAATCATTCCAGTCTTGAACAGTTAATCCAACGTTACAAAAGCAAGGTTTACTCTTACATCCTTATGGTTGTAAAAGAAAAAGAACTTGCAGAGGACATTTTTCAGGATACCTTTATTAAGGTTATCCATACTCTTCGTTCGGGTACTTACCAGGAAGAAGGGAAATTTATCCAATGGGTAATGCGAATAGCACATAACCTGATAATTGACCATTTCAGGAAAGCCAAGAGAATCCCTATTGTGGAAAACAAAGATGAATACGATATTTTTAACAGCGCAAAAATATCCGATACTTCTATCGAAGACAAACTGATAGGTGACCAGATTTTAAAAGATGTTCGCAGCCTGATCGACCTGCTTCCTCCTGAACAGAAAGAGGTGTTAATTATGCGTCATTATTCCGATATGAGTTTCAAAGATATTGCCGAGCAAACCGATGTTAGTATTAATACCGCTTTAGGACGGATGCGGTATGCCTTAATCAACCTTCGTAAACTCATTAAACAGAAGGAAATTATATTGTCAGTATAA
- a CDS encoding tetratricopeptide repeat protein, with the protein MPFYKTNVLYKTFLIFLIGVSLIIISACNDSNKSKNTTIQGTPAELLKLNKQINEKTNDPDLYYLRAEYFFKNEKFNEALNDINKAIGFDKKMNYYILLSDIYLMSGKTKEANTLLLNTIDKFPQEIMPVLRIARLYLVIKEYSKAFIYLNKAHTMDKNNAEAFFLQGLAFLETGDTSKAIINYQTTVEKDQNHFEAYMQLGDLFALKKSKLAPAYYDNALRINPQSIEALYAKGFFCQENSMENKAIDAYKRIIAIDPNYKYAYFNIGYINLVYLINFSEAITYFDKAIQKDPKYYEAWFNKGYANELIGNYPNARKAYEEALKIEINYSNAIQGLNRLDELQKNK; encoded by the coding sequence ATGCCGTTCTATAAAACCAATGTATTGTATAAAACTTTTCTCATTTTTTTAATTGGTGTTTCATTAATTATTATTTCAGCTTGTAACGACTCCAATAAGTCGAAAAATACTACAATACAAGGAACTCCTGCTGAACTTTTAAAGTTAAACAAACAAATTAATGAAAAAACAAACGACCCGGATTTGTATTATCTCAGAGCAGAATATTTCTTTAAAAATGAAAAATTTAATGAAGCTTTAAATGATATAAACAAAGCTATTGGTTTTGATAAAAAAATGAATTATTATATTTTATTATCAGATATTTATTTGATGAGTGGAAAAACTAAAGAAGCTAATACTTTATTATTAAATACTATAGATAAATTCCCCCAGGAAATTATGCCGGTGTTGCGCATAGCCCGGTTATACCTTGTTATTAAAGAATATTCCAAGGCTTTTATTTATTTAAATAAAGCCCATACAATGGATAAAAATAATGCCGAAGCTTTTTTTCTTCAGGGGCTTGCGTTTCTTGAAACGGGCGATACCTCCAAAGCCATAATAAATTATCAGACTACTGTTGAAAAAGATCAAAACCATTTTGAGGCATATATGCAGTTAGGCGATTTATTTGCTTTGAAAAAAAGTAAACTGGCTCCTGCTTATTATGACAATGCCCTGCGAATTAACCCTCAAAGCATAGAAGCACTATATGCTAAAGGATTTTTTTGCCAGGAAAATAGTATGGAAAATAAGGCTATTGATGCATATAAACGTATTATTGCCATTGATCCCAATTACAAATACGCCTATTTCAATATTGGATATATTAACCTCGTATATTTAATTAATTTTTCTGAAGCTATAACCTATTTCGACAAAGCCATCCAGAAGGATCCGAAGTATTACGAAGCTTGGTTTAACAAAGGTTATGCAAACGAACTCATAGGGAACTATCCCAATGCACGAAAAGCTTATGAAGAAGCATTAAAAATTGAGATTAACTATTCTAATGCCATTCAGGGATTAAACAGGCTTGATGAATTACAGAAAAACAAGTAG